The genome window ACGATTTCCGCAGTACCGTCACTGTCGTTGGTGACGCGTTTCAAACAGGTTTCAGCGAAGGCTCCGACACCGACCAAATGCGTCCATGGCAGGAGAGCGAGCACATCGCGTAGGTGTTGGTCGCAGCACTTCTGCAATGCATCACGCTCCGCGACTGGAAGTTTATCAGGCGTCCGATTTCGGCCACTGCTCTCCATAAAAACGAGCGGGCAATAGTTCAACACAAAGTGTTTGCGAAAGAACGCTGCGGGAGTTTGGAAACGATCCTGTGCGAGCCCCCACAACCGCCGGCCACTGACTTCACTGCGTTGGCAAGCGAGTCCTTCGACCGGTCGTTTGGGGTGTTCGTTCTCGACCTTCTCGACGTCTCCACGAATTTTCATCCAGTC of Allorhodopirellula heiligendammensis contains these proteins:
- a CDS encoding uracil-DNA glycosylase family protein, yielding MKSIPKQAADRKLQTGLVAAAEQLRNAVDALSFADPVTHIYNPLDYAWDLHQRYIAQAAASAHVLFLGMNPGPWGMAQTGVPFGEIAAVRDWMKIRGDVEKVENEHPKRPVEGLACQRSEVSGRRLWGLAQDRFQTPAAFFRKHFVLNYCPLVFMESSGRNRTPDKLPVAERDALQKCCDQHLRDVLALLPWTHLVGVGAFAETCLKRVTNDSDGTAEIVRILHPSPASPAANRDWAGTATTQLEQAGVW